In the Staphylococcus sp. IVB6240 genome, one interval contains:
- a CDS encoding phage tail tape measure protein, translating into MAERIKGLQIDLSMQDMGIGSTLKGIKRSFRQLNSDLKLSSNNFKYSEKSMASYENRIHELDAATKQQRNNVKELRKQYEQMVKDKGANNAAAVRLRTEYNKQADTLNRLEHELDQTVDGFKRFQKEAQEAARVSNSSFGRLGQKFTDIGPKLTSVGESMKSVGRSMSMYVTAPVVAGFGLAAKKSIDFDDSMRKVKATSGATGKEFNLLRDKALEMGAKTKFSASESADALNFMALAGWDTKEMMSGIDGVMQLAAASGEDLAQVSDIVTDGLSAFGLKAKDSSHFADVLAQTSSKANTDVAGLGEAFKYVAPVAGSFGFSVEDTSIALGLMANSGVKASQAGTALKSMMTKLAKPTGEAKKTMESLGISITDSEGKMLPFRDITDQLRGSLGGLSKAQQSAAVKTLFGQEAMSGILPIINASDEDYQKLTKSIDNSAGASKRMSDEMEGGIGGSIRKMKSAIESMAISIGDVLAPHIRKAADFLAMLADKFTNMPGWVKTGVVGLGIFAAALGPLILTTGAFTAALGSIMTTIGPVMTGITKAGGVMNFLGTKAPFAAKGLTLVGGAFKFMLGPVGLAIAAIVAIGTAFVIAYKKSETFRNIVHAVIDPVIDGFKKLWDVAKEVFNALKNLFSGNTLPTVDLLSKIMPKAAAIKVTTTLMQIRQAFIDAFNAIWKFVQDIGRKLVQFWNKNGDTIVQALINVWDTIVTVFTEVKNFLWPILQELGGVVKTVFMNVIVPAVKIGMQIIWGVMKFLWPLIKTLIVDTWNNIKGIINGALDVILGIVKIFSGIFTGQWGKVWEDVKQVFSGALTLIWNLVQLWFIGKILKVVKIFGGFFKGVISKAFNGVKSIIETVLKFIWSIISSIFKRILSITKSIFNGIWTFIKFVWNGIKNAISNAVKFIFNAVKRYFTAVKNTTSTIFNAVKSYISKLWTGIKNKVLSIVRSLWSSVKNIWNALYSGTRGIFNKVKSWITNLWNSIKRTVSKIASNLWSSIKRTWNYLWSGTRNIFNRVKNSIVNVWNSIKRSVTDIASRLWGGVRRTFNNMKNGLKSIIDRIKSHIGGMVSKIKSGLNSLIRGLNWVGSKLSLPKIPTLSTGTVHNQQINRSVKTTSDGRMKQDTMAIVGDKGPGNGKGRDGRRELIQYPNGRTALTPAKDTPTIIPKGGRVISGGVRQQMTGELPRFSMGTWFGKATDWIGSKMRSAGDWLKDRLGDVLDFVGKPSKLLNKLLSSLGIDFGSLTKGMGIVGQITRGAWNKIKDGAIKWLKGGLDSAGGDIKGGILDPRLINYHYGRTAAYTAATGRPFHEGVDFPFVYKTIRTPMGGKVARQSFMHGGYGNWVKVISGAMEMIFAHLRDFSKTPPSGKTVKAGDVIGLTGNTGFSTGPHLHLGIRKNGRDVDPEPYLWRAQRQGRLKVSGKGGGGLGRITETVKTALNQTGLPTTKRFVDFWSKKINKKNGTGLLDISKSTFEAFKAKGYGKYNNTLDNLMAGMRYAKVNHGSSLLDKAKRFASGGLIKNAGWYNLAEGGYPEYVISTDPALYSDSMKLLALAAQDINNGKTSNNKRPGQLPNITGGSNDTSLLLQMIQNQQIQIDQQRKQMELLLEIAAKELIVDEDSMERAHNRFQDKRERLTNKLNKYRGGAFAT; encoded by the coding sequence ATGGCAGAAAGAATTAAGGGTTTACAGATTGACCTATCTATGCAAGATATGGGGATTGGTTCAACACTTAAAGGTATTAAGCGTAGTTTTAGGCAACTCAACTCTGATTTGAAATTATCAAGTAACAACTTTAAATACTCAGAAAAGTCAATGGCGAGTTATGAGAATAGAATACATGAGTTAGATGCTGCGACGAAACAACAACGTAACAATGTTAAAGAATTGCGCAAGCAATATGAACAAATGGTTAAAGATAAAGGAGCGAATAACGCTGCTGCTGTTAGGTTGCGTACAGAATATAATAAACAAGCTGATACATTAAATAGACTCGAACACGAGCTAGACCAAACTGTAGATGGTTTCAAAAGATTCCAAAAAGAAGCGCAAGAAGCAGCTAGAGTCTCTAATAGTAGTTTTGGTCGATTAGGTCAAAAGTTTACAGATATAGGACCAAAACTTACTAGTGTTGGTGAATCGATGAAAAGTGTTGGTCGTTCAATGTCTATGTATGTTACTGCTCCGGTTGTAGCAGGCTTTGGACTTGCCGCAAAGAAAAGCATAGACTTTGATGACTCAATGCGTAAGGTTAAAGCGACATCAGGTGCTACGGGTAAAGAGTTTAATTTATTGAGAGACAAAGCACTTGAAATGGGTGCTAAAACTAAATTTAGCGCTAGTGAATCGGCTGACGCTCTGAATTTTATGGCCTTGGCCGGCTGGGATACCAAAGAAATGATGAGTGGTATTGACGGTGTCATGCAGTTAGCGGCTGCATCTGGTGAGGATTTAGCGCAAGTCAGTGATATTGTTACGGATGGATTGAGCGCATTCGGCTTAAAAGCAAAAGACAGTAGTCATTTTGCTGATGTATTAGCACAAACGAGTTCGAAAGCCAACACTGATGTAGCAGGTTTGGGCGAAGCATTTAAATATGTAGCACCGGTTGCAGGCTCATTCGGATTCTCTGTGGAAGATACATCAATAGCACTGGGGTTAATGGCTAATTCAGGAGTTAAAGCATCGCAAGCTGGTACAGCTTTAAAATCCATGATGACTAAATTGGCAAAGCCGACTGGCGAAGCTAAAAAGACGATGGAAAGCTTAGGTATTTCAATCACTGATAGTGAGGGCAAAATGTTGCCTTTCAGGGATATCACGGATCAATTAAGAGGTAGTTTAGGGGGATTATCTAAAGCTCAGCAATCTGCCGCTGTTAAAACCTTATTTGGTCAAGAAGCAATGAGTGGTATTTTGCCTATAATTAATGCGTCAGATGAAGATTATCAAAAGTTAACTAAGTCTATTGATAATTCCGCAGGAGCAAGCAAACGTATGTCAGATGAAATGGAAGGTGGCATAGGCGGGTCTATCCGTAAAATGAAGTCAGCTATCGAATCAATGGCGATTAGTATAGGTGATGTTCTAGCACCACATATACGTAAAGCCGCTGATTTTCTTGCAATGTTAGCTGATAAGTTTACAAATATGCCTGGTTGGGTGAAAACCGGAGTAGTAGGATTAGGTATATTCGCTGCAGCTTTAGGTCCTTTAATCTTAACCACAGGTGCGTTTACCGCAGCACTAGGAAGTATTATGACTACAATAGGTCCTGTGATGACAGGTATCACAAAAGCTGGTGGTGTAATGAACTTCTTAGGTACCAAAGCACCATTTGCAGCTAAAGGTTTAACTCTTGTAGGTGGAGCATTTAAATTCATGCTTGGTCCAGTAGGATTAGCAATTGCAGCAATAGTAGCAATCGGTACAGCATTTGTAATTGCTTATAAAAAATCTGAAACATTTAGAAACATTGTACATGCAGTTATAGACCCCGTTATTGACGGATTCAAAAAACTTTGGGATGTAGCTAAAGAAGTTTTCAACGCTTTAAAAAATCTTTTCTCAGGAAATACTTTGCCTACAGTTGATTTACTTTCAAAGATTATGCCTAAAGCTGCCGCGATTAAAGTAACAACAACATTAATGCAAATCAGACAAGCGTTTATTGATGCATTTAATGCGATTTGGAAATTTGTACAAGACATAGGTCGGAAGTTAGTTCAGTTTTGGAATAAAAACGGAGACACGATTGTTCAAGCTCTAATAAATGTATGGGATACTATTGTCACAGTATTTACAGAAGTTAAAAACTTCTTATGGCCAATACTACAAGAATTAGGCGGCGTTGTAAAAACAGTGTTTATGAATGTGATTGTTCCTGCAGTAAAAATAGGTATGCAGATTATCTGGGGAGTCATGAAATTCTTATGGCCACTAATCAAAACTTTGATTGTGGATACATGGAATAATATCAAAGGTATTATTAATGGAGCTTTAGATGTCATACTAGGTATTGTCAAGATATTTAGCGGTATTTTTACTGGTCAATGGGGCAAAGTTTGGGAAGATGTTAAACAAGTCTTTAGTGGTGCGTTGACGCTTATTTGGAATTTAGTTCAGTTATGGTTTATCGGCAAGATACTTAAAGTCGTAAAAATATTCGGTGGATTCTTCAAAGGTGTTATTAGTAAAGCGTTTAATGGTGTTAAAAGCATTATAGAAACTGTGTTGAAGTTTATATGGTCAATTATTAGTTCTATATTTAAACGTATATTATCAATCACAAAATCAATTTTTAACGGGATATGGACATTCATTAAATTTGTATGGAATGGTATTAAAAATGCTATATCGAATGCAGTTAAGTTCATATTTAATGCTGTGAAGCGTTATTTTACAGCAGTTAAAAATACAACTAGCACTATCTTTAATGCAGTTAAAAGTTATATTTCAAAACTTTGGACAGGTATAAAGAATAAAGTTTTAAGTATTGTAAGGTCTTTATGGTCTTCCGTTAAAAACATATGGAATGCCCTTTATAGTGGAACAAGAGGTATTTTTAACAAAGTAAAATCATGGATTACAAATTTATGGAACTCTATAAAAAGAACAGTATCAAAAATTGCTTCAAATTTATGGAGCTCAATAAAAAGAACTTGGAATTATTTGTGGTCAGGAACTCGAAATATTTTTAATCGAGTGAAAAATAGTATTGTAAATGTTTGGAACTCTATAAAACGTTCAGTGACAGACATTGCCTCAAGATTATGGGGAGGTGTTAGAAGAACATTTAATAACATGAAGAATGGATTGAAATCCATAATTGATAGAATTAAAAGTCATATTGGCGGAATGGTAAGTAAAATTAAGAGTGGTTTAAATAGTTTAATTAGAGGATTAAACTGGGTAGGTTCAAAATTAAGTTTACCTAAGATCCCTACACTTTCAACTGGTACGGTCCATAATCAACAAATCAATAGAAGTGTTAAAACTACATCTGATGGTCGTATGAAACAAGACACAATGGCTATTGTAGGAGATAAAGGACCAGGTAACGGTAAAGGTCGTGATGGTCGCCGTGAGTTGATTCAATATCCGAATGGCCGAACTGCTTTAACACCTGCAAAAGATACGCCAACTATCATCCCTAAGGGTGGTCGTGTTATAAGCGGTGGCGTGCGTCAACAAATGACTGGTGAACTTCCAAGGTTTAGTATGGGTACATGGTTTGGTAAAGCTACAGATTGGATTGGTAGCAAAATGAGAAGTGCTGGTGATTGGTTGAAAGACCGATTGGGCGACGTCTTAGATTTTGTGGGCAAACCTAGTAAACTACTTAACAAACTTTTATCTTCATTAGGTATTGATTTTGGTAGTTTAACTAAAGGAATGGGTATTGTTGGACAAATAACACGTGGCGCTTGGAACAAAATTAAAGATGGCGCTATTAAATGGTTGAAAGGCGGGCTTGATTCAGCCGGTGGAGACATCAAAGGTGGTATTTTAGATCCTCGATTGATTAACTATCACTACGGTAGAACAGCTGCTTATACGGCAGCTACTGGACGTCCATTCCACGAAGGCGTTGACTTCCCGTTCGTTTATAAAACCATACGTACACCTATGGGCGGTAAAGTAGCAAGACAATCATTTATGCACGGTGGATATGGTAACTGGGTAAAGGTTATAAGTGGTGCAATGGAAATGATATTTGCACACTTGAGAGATTTCAGTAAAACTCCACCTAGTGGTAAAACTGTTAAGGCAGGAGATGTTATCGGTCTTACTGGTAATACAGGATTTAGTACAGGACCTCATTTACATTTAGGTATAAGAAAAAACGGTCGAGATGTAGACCCTGAACCTTATTTATGGAGGGCTCAAAGACAAGGTCGATTAAAAGTAAGTGGAAAAGGTGGCGGTGGTTTAGGACGCATTACTGAAACTGTCAAAACTGCATTAAATCAAACTGGGCTCCCTACAACTAAACGATTTGTCGATTTTTGGTCAAAGAAAATTAATAAAAAAAATGGCACAGGTTTATTAGATATTAGTAAATCTACTTTCGAAGCATTTAAAGCTAAAGGTTACGGTAAATATAATAACACTTTAGATAACTTAATGGCGGGTATGCGATATGCCAAAGTCAATCATGGAAGTTCTTTATTGGACAAAGCTAAGCGCTTTGCTAGTGGAGGACTTATCAAAAACGCCGGTTGGTATAACCTGGCAGAAGGCGGTTATCCTGAATATGTAATTTCAACTGACCCTGCTTTATATAGCGATTCGATGAAGTTACTTGCTTTAGCGGCGCAAGATATTAACAATGGTAAAACATCAAATAATAAACGTCCTGGGCAACTACCGAATATAACAGGCGGTTCGAACGACACATCGTTACTCCTACAAATGATTCAGAATCAACAAATACAGATTGACCAGCAACGCAAACAAATGGAATTATTGCTTGAAATTGCAGCTAAAGAATTAATTGTTGATGAGGATTCAATGGAACGTGCGCATAACAGATTTCAAGACAAACGTGAGCGTCTAA